A DNA window from Pseudomonas wuhanensis contains the following coding sequences:
- a CDS encoding IS91 family transposase (programmed frameshift) — protein MKNLFTANGGWPGLLEGSGLRHIEVESVSKMLASGTSILGVKHCTCGSGHCPHVKYRCNTCHCRACPSCGKKATDQWMAVQHNRLPDCAWYHLVFTLPDTLWPLFFHNRALLDALCRLAADNLLYAARRRGLRIGLFGALHTYGRRLNWHPHVHLSATAGGLDGQGVWKNLAFHEKAMRRRWMWNVRNYLLEQWGQLVLPPELAHITCESDWRRLVLTAGGQHWHIYRSKKTENGRKTVNYLGRYLKKPPISGSRLAHYTSGATLSFTYLDHRTQTYQQESLSQADMLRRVVQHIPQKHFRMIRYFGFLANRVCGKYLPQVYEALKMAKPGPTPKLYFAQMAKAFLNVDPFSCVLCGARMVYTAAISGLTVKGLVTHAHAIARMRYVRA, from the exons TTGAAAAACCTGTTCACGGCCAACGGCGGCTGGCCAGGGTTGCTGGAGGGCAGCGGTCTACGCCA CATCGAAGTGGAATCGGTGAGCAAAATGCTGGCCAGCGGCACCTCGATCCTGGGCGTGAAGCACTGCACCTGCGGCAGTGGGCACTGCCCGCACGTCAAATACCGGTGCAACACCTGCCACTGCCGAGCCTGTCCTTCGTGCGGCAAAAAAGCCACCGATCAGTGGATGGCCGTTCAACACAACCGCTTGCCCGACTGCGCCTGGTACCACCTGGTGTTTACGCTGCCCGACACGCTGTGGCCGCTGTTCTTTCACAACCGTGCTCTGCTCGATGCGCTGTGCCGCCTGGCGGCGGACAACCTGTTGTATGCCGCCAGGCGGCGAGGTTTGCGCATCGGGCTGTTTGGCGCGCTCCACACCTACGGCCGACGGCTTAACTGGCACCCTCACGTGCACCTCTCGGCGACTGCTGGTGGCCTGGATGGGCAGGGCGTCTGGAAAAACCTGGCGTTTCATGAAAAGGCGATGCGCCGGCGCTGGATGTGGAATGTGCGCAACTACCTCTTGGAGCAATGGGGCCAGCTCGTGTTGCCGCCGGAATTAGCGCACATCACCTGCGAAAGCGACTGGCGCCGCCTGGTGCTCACTGCGGGCGGCCAACACTGGCACATCTACCGGTCGAAGAAGACGGAAAACGGGCGAAAGACCGTGAATTACCTGGGCCGTTACCTGAAGAAGCCTCCGATCTCGGGCAGTCGCCTAGCGCATTACACATCGGGCGCGACGCTGAGCTTCACCTACCTGGATCACCGCACGCAGACCTATCAGCAGGAGTCGCTGAGCCAGGCCGACATGCTGCGCCGGGTGGTGCAGCACATCCCGCAGAAGCATTTCCGGATGATCCGCTATTTCGGCTTTCTGGCCAACCGGGTGTGTGGGAAATACCTGCCGCAGGTATACGAAGCCCTGAAGATGGCAAAGCCGGGGCCGACGCCAAAGCTGTATTTCGCACAGATGGCGAAAGCGTTTTTAAATGTCGATCCGTTCAGCTGCGTGCTGTGCGGCGCGCGGATGGTGTACACGGCGGCGATCAGTGGGCTGACAGTGAAGGGGCTGGTTACCCATGCCCACGCGATCGCGCGGATGAGGTATGTGCGGGCTTGA
- a CDS encoding IS6 family transposase produces the protein MNPFHGRHFQGPIILWAVRWYCKYGISYRELQEMLAERGVNVDHTTIYRWVQHYAPEMEKRLRWYWHHPTDLRSWCLDETYVKVSGKWFYLYRATDNRGHTLDFYLSPRRNTQAAYRFLRKTLKPLKAWEIPKVINTDKAPTYAKALVWLKQEGKCPPDVEQRQVKYLNNAIECDHGKLKRIINPMLGFKSRKTAYATIKGIETLRALRKGQAASWYYGHPQGEVRLVNRLFGL, from the coding sequence ATGAACCCTTTCCATGGTCGGCATTTTCAGGGTCCCATTATTCTCTGGGCCGTACGCTGGTATTGCAAATATGGCATCAGCTACCGTGAGCTGCAGGAGATGCTCGCCGAACGCGGCGTCAATGTCGACCACACCACGATTTATCGTTGGGTTCAGCATTACGCGCCGGAGATGGAAAAACGTCTGCGTTGGTACTGGCATCACCCTACAGATTTGCGCTCCTGGTGCCTCGATGAAACCTATGTCAAGGTCTCGGGGAAATGGTTTTACCTGTACAGGGCCACGGATAACCGCGGCCATACCCTCGATTTTTACCTGTCCCCCCGTCGCAACACCCAAGCCGCCTACCGGTTTTTACGCAAGACGCTCAAGCCTCTGAAGGCGTGGGAAATCCCTAAAGTCATCAATACCGACAAGGCGCCCACCTATGCCAAAGCGCTGGTATGGCTGAAGCAGGAAGGCAAATGCCCTCCGGACGTGGAGCAGCGACAGGTGAAGTACCTGAACAACGCCATTGAGTGCGATCATGGAAAACTCAAGCGCATCATCAATCCCATGCTGGGTTTCAAATCCCGTAAAACGGCGTATGCAACGATAAAAGGAATAGAAACCCTGCGAGCCCTTCGCAAAGGTCAGGCAGCGTCCTGGTATTACGGGCACCCCCAGGGCGAAGTGCGCCTGGTGAATAGGCTTTTCGGCCTCTGA